The genomic interval TTAGCCTTGCCACCACCCATCGTAATACCATGAGTGTGTTGGCTTGGTTTGCTAGGTCccgttgaaccttgtggtgtgtgACCAATTGAGACACTGGTTGTtgaattgatgtttttctttattttgtttttctttccttgtttctatttttccatttttgtttttgggTATTGGATTTAACAGGCACAAATACAAATTAATTCTAAAGCTGACTATGTTTACTCTTTGGATAAAACAAACTGCAATATTGTCTTTAAGAGATatcacttgaaatttttttttaaatgtcatgtATGTCAGCATATATGAGTGCAACAACcaatttatttttgcattaaattccaatataattgtaATGAACTCAATCTGAAAggtgtttgtagaaaatttcattaaaaaatacttatttttctgaaagttatgagggaacaaAGTCAACTTGTGTGAATTATCTGAAACGCCCTCATCTTTCAAAAAAATTTCTTCCAAGAAATTCCAATACAATCAGAATCTTCACaatctgaaagatatttgtagagaatttcataataaaaaaaaaaatccattttttcTGAAAGTTCAGAAGAAGcaaagttgtagtggtggtggcagggcATACAGTTGAGGTATTCTTTTCATTGCactaaaattacttttaaattgaCTAAGTAATGACTGTCAGATGCTCTTTTTCTGAATTTATACTTGTAGGTGCCATGAAGCGGAGgtattttgtatttgaattatttacctgcatatgtatgtgacttGTATAGAAGATACTCTTTATCAATTAATGGCTCATAGCAGAGCTTGTAAGTTAGTTGGATGACTCACACATGTGACTGTTGAACTCATTGTCCCTGCTAATACTAattacaaatattggtttcaaaatttggcacaaggccatcaatttcaagggtggggctaagtcgattacatcgaccccaatactcaattggtacttattttattgaccccgaaaagaatgaaagcaaagtcaacctcagtggcatttgaactcagaatgcaaagacagtcaaaatactgtgaagcattttgcaTGACATGCTAACAATCTTggtagcttgctgccttactcaTTATGAATATTAACCTGGAGAAGGTGGAATAGTGTAAATATCATCATGAGAAAGAAACTAGAGGCATACAGAGAGGAGTATGTGTATTCAAATCACAGTGTTGTGGTCTTTCATTGTGTTGTATCTGTTATAAAAGATAATCACTGAACTAAGagcaatatataaatctataattgAATTAATGAAAGGTTTATTTAAAATAGTGAATGAGTTCAGTTGTTATAAACTATTCACATGCGCCATCCTGCTGTGCAATATGATTGAAACAAACCATTTTATCTGTTATGCTACCAATGTGTTGAATCACTAACCCAATGAACCCACCAACCAGTCAAGCCTGCAGGAACACACCACATCTCCACAGCAATCATGTTTAAGTAAATTAAATTACTGCATTTTCTATGaatccttttcctttctttctattttcagtgTTCTAGAATTTTACTCTTGTGGAAAACATAAACAACAGTTATTTATTGAtgagaattttattttctttactttacatATCGTTTGAAATTTAATTCAGGTTTCAAAATAGTGTTCATCTTTGTACTAAATTGTTTTACAGCTTTCTTTAGGCCTCTGTTGGTCAGTGTTGATCCTGTATCTATATGTTTAGGCTTAGGtaagagattttttttcaatttcaaagaAGACTGGCAGTTGCCATGTATGCAAGTCTCCCCTTTCTATGCtattgatgttgtccaagggaaagccTAATGATTTAgtggctgatacagcttggcactagtgtcATTGCAGCTGTTGCAGTTGGAATGCAAATGgccagatagatagaagacatTCCTGTTTGACATACTAACAACTCTGCAAATCCACTGCCATAgattgacacttattttattgaccctgaaacgatgtatgacaaagttgaccgtggcagaatttgaactcagtacacaaAGATGTGGAACAAACATTATAAGGTATTCTAGCCAAAACACTAACAACTTTGCTAGTTTGCTGTCTTTTCATGCTTTTACAGCAgacaaaaataatacatttaattcATCAGTTACTATTTTTTGTAAGGAAACAATTTGGATTGGACAATTAAGAAATACATAGAATATTACCAAGTCCACTCTTGAAAACAAATTCCAAAGAGAAACAAGATGGCAAGGGTTATATAATTACTTAACAGGTGAAATTTAAAAGAACCAAACAGATTGGCCATTCATTTTATTGGATTATTTTGTTCAAGGATAATGAATATTAACCACTACAATCAAAATCACTAAAGcgagcctctatgtggttacatgaattactagaaacaacagcgaaaTTTCCCTTCTGACATACCTGATAGTCTTAAAAGGGATATCTAAGAttacagaaacagaaacagaaacaataaaaagaaaaaaataataaaataaagagagagagacaatggtcattttggaatgcttttaatcataagtttgctcaatcaggACCAACCtgggacaaacaacaacaaaaacaacaacatgtagTTCTATGAAATCATTCAGATTGCTTATATATGTTTGATGTTAAGAATCTGTGTTATGAGTAATGAAGGTCATACAAGAACAGAACTGAAATGAATATGTGACTTGACAATAAAACATCTTCCAGGCTCCTGGTACTTAGAAAAATGTGTTCAAAATGAAAACAGGATAATCACAGATCtgttcatcaccaccatcacaagaaCAACAGTAAAAGCATAagaagtgtttttttaaaaaaaaaaggcagttgAAGGagattgatttatttttaaatgtgtaaGAGGCACTTGGCTACCATGGGTCAAACaatgatactaataatgatactaataatgatacaagaaattacaaaacaaaacaagcataTGTTTACTGTTGTGTCACTGAAATACTGACCATATGGTAAAACAACTGGGTCCACAATTTATCAACATAATCACTGCACCATCCAATTGATGTTTGATTGTACTGGAAGACAACTAGAGGTAATATTAAAATAGGGCTTTGTATTGGGTAATTTGGTTCATGAAAATCAATGAAGATTATTGTATGATTGACCTATTTACATGAGTGAATAAGAACTTACAAGATGACAACTAGAGTGAGAGACCAACACTGGacatggaaatgaaatgtaattttatgaaccttcttttatttctttgtctaatTGCCTGGTCTCCAGAGATTATCTCACAAAGTTGAATTGTCATAAATACAACAATAAGAGCCCAACAATTTCAGTTGGGTCTAATAATTCATTCCAGCATGAGAAAATGTTTCTGCTGGGCGACATTCAAGGTCCAGCACCAAGTGATCTATATGGGGAGCATATGGTTTAACATGCTCAATGTGTTTTACAATAGTTGCCCATGGTTTGCAGTGTAGTTCTTCTAGAATATGTCTGATAGAAGCTGCCACATCTGCTGCCCATTCTTCCCATTTTTCTTGCCGTTGTAAATGTTTCTCACTCAGTGGTTGATCTGAATTCAAAGTTTCATAGATTTTtattatatcaccatcatcagagTCAGTTGTGTAATTATCTTCCATTGAATATTTGCCAAAGTCGCTAGGTAGATATGATTGTCTTGGAATGCTactggtactactgctactactactattaccaccacagTGTTGATTTATGTTTCGGTAAAGAGGTAAAGAAGGTGTTTGACCCTGTAGTGTAGCAGAAAGTTCTGCTGCTGCTTCGGCTGCTCGGTTCTGTATTCTCATTCGAATCTCTTCACTTTTATTACTTGATGCTGTTGAAACATTCTCATGGATATGCAAGATGCCACCAATGTCACTTTTAAGAGATAAACAGGCTGGAAGCCAACCTTCTCTGCTACTGGGTAACAATCCTAGATTTACTCTGTCAGCAACTCCATGGGGACATACCtagaacaaaatagaaaagtatGAGTCATTGGCattcttttaaaaacaaacaatcaaaataagagaaaatttaaTCACTATTACAATCtcagtatgtattttttaaataatacatttacaGCTTTAATTAGTTTACAGTGATAGAATTGTCAAGGTTGCAATGAGAACACTTCAATCATGACTCAGGTATATAGGAGAATGCAAACaccttatttataaataaatgatataactcaaaccccttcaggtagatggccctgctcagtatgtagaaaaggagtaggtagtaactctataagatgtacccggtgcaagctatggacacataagaggtgcagcaacatcaaaggcaggttaactagcaagttagtttttgtttgtggcagatgttcaggtgcaataaagactgcaaacaaacaggaaacaacttctatctcattccagggtgaaaaactagaggtagtcgatagcttccgctatctgggcgaccaagttagtagtgggggtgggtgcgctgaaagtgtagctgctagaataagaatagcctgggcaaagtttagagagctcttacccttgctggcgacaaagggacNNNNNNNNNNNNNNNNNNNNNNNNNNNNNNNNNNNNNNNNNNNNNNNNNNNNNNNNNNNNNNNNNNNNNNNNNNNNNNNNNNNNNNNNNNNNNNNNNNNNNNNNNNNNNNNNNNNNNNNNNNNNNNNNNNNNNNNNNNNNNNNNNNNNNNNNNNNNNNNNNNNNNNNNNNNNNNNNNNNNNNNNNNNNNNNNNNNNNNNNNNNNNNNNNNNNNNNNNNNNNNNNNNNNNNNNNNNNNNNNNNNNNNNNNNNNNNNNNNNNNNNNNNNNNNNNNNNNNNNNNNNNNNNNNNNNNNNNNNNNNNNNNNNNNNNNNNNNNNNNNNNNNNNNNNNNNNNNNNNNNNNNNNNNNNNNNNNNNNNNNNNNNNNNNNNNNNNNNNNNNNNNNNNNNNNNNNNNNNNNNNNNNNNNNNNNNNNNNNNNNNNNNNNNNNNNNNNNNNNNNNNNNNNNNNNNNNNNNNNNNNNNNNNNNNNNNNNNNNNNNNNNNNNNNNNNNNNNNNNNNNNNNNNNNNNNNNNNNNNNNNNNNNNNNNNNNNNNNNNNNNNNNNNNNNNNNNNNNNNNNNNNNNNNNNNNNNNNNNNNNNNNNNNNNNNNNNNNNNNNNNNNNNNNNNNNNNNNNNNNNNNNNNNNNNNNNNNNNNNNNNNNNNNNNNNNNNNNNNNNNNNNNNNNNNNNNNNNNNNNNNNNNNNNNNNNNNNNNNNNNNNNNNNNNNNNNNNNNNNNNNNNNNNNNNNNNNNNNNNNNNNNNNNNNNNNNNNNNNNNNNNNNNNNNNNNNNNNNNNNNNNNNNNNNNNNNNNNNNNNNNNNNNNNNNNNNNNNNNNNNNNNNNNNNNNNNNNNNNNNNNNNNNNNNNNNNNNNNNNNNNNNNNNNNNNNNNNNNNNNNNNNNNNNNNNNNNNNNNNNNNNNNNNNNNNNNNNNNNNNNNNNNNNNNNNNNNNNNNNNNNNNNNNNNNNNNNNNNNNNNNNNNNNNNNNNNNNNNNNNNNNNNNNNNNNNNNNNNNNNNNNNNNNNNNNNNNNNNNNNNNNNNNNNNNNNNNNNNNNaatgtgcaaatggctgagcactccacagacacgtgtacccttaacgtagttctcggggatattcagcgtgatacagtgtgacaaggctgaccctttgaattataggcacaacagaaacaggaagtaagagtgagagaaagttgtggtggaagagtacagcagggtttgccaccatcccctgccagggcctcgtggagctttaggtgttttcgctcaataaacactcacaacgcccggtatgggaatcgaaaccacgagtctgctgccctaaccactgggtcattgcgcctcgaCTCACAGTCATAATACCCCAGGTTCTATCTCACTGAGCAAATGTCATTACCACACCCTGAAGCTGATCCAAGACCTGTCAGTGAATTAGGTGAACAGAATCTGTGGAAGTCCATTGGATGGACTGTACCAGTAATACAAAGGTTTCATTTATGGTTTCATATTGCATTCCAGTGTACTGTCACAGCATTGTATTTACATGTGCAGAACCATACATTTTTCCCTACAAAgctactttaaaatatctttccaAATGTGTATGATGaaacatattaaatttatttttttcacaaaatatacttgtaaagTTGGGGTACATTTTATACACTGGCAAATGCggtattttatttatgtacttacttTCTTATTATCTCCAAAATGTATGATACAACGATCTTCTACTTTATTGAGTTTGAGATTTTCTCTCAAAGCATGTACTGCATCAGGGTTCCATTCACAGGCATGAACCATGCTAGCTTTTGCATGGACAAGGTATGGCAAAGTAAAGTAACCAATGCctacaaaaataataagataaaacaATACAAATCATCTTGACTTTgcctcacacattcacacattcatatacaaaaatactcacacatacatgtaactacatgtgaatgcatgcaaaatacacacacaaaaccacatatCACGCACAAGTATATGtgcacagtcacatacatatgcacacacacacacaaacatgcaagtaAACGTACTTTTGGCAGTCAGTGTTTTCACAAAGTAGGGCTGAAAGAACCAAGAAGAGATCTCTAAGTTTCACGAATCTCCAACTTCATAATGTGAAGTGGATGTTAGACAGATCTCTTTTCCCTACCACAGATACACTTCTCAAACATTTGAGGGAAATATTTCTCATTCAGATAAATTACAAATTAGTAGAATAAACCAATGAAGAGGTGGCTACATGGTCACCCAAGCTGAAAGAGACAACAGCAAAATCATACTTCAATCACATGTTACCATTCTAAAACAAAATGAGAGAATGGCACAATAGATAATACAATGCTGGAtatactattttaaaaatattttacttgtttcagccattggagaGTTTTAGTCAATTATAACCTAGCACTTATTTGGTACTTATCTCACTGAGATCTCTATTTGtggaatcactaagttacaggacataAGAACACTGTTTTCGAAAGTGTTGTCAATTAAAGCCAAAGATGAAGACAAATGTAATGCTGGCTCTGATGAAGGTATCATTAATCTTAAGTCTTTCAATTTacctcaattgatcaatagatcaattgagtaaacctatctatgatgactactggaaacagcagtaagccaaatttgctataataaaagaattatatgcaaTGACTATTATCTTAACTTGTCTATTATATATCACTCAGTAAAATCCAGTTTATCTGAAGCCCATTCACGGATCTACAACATAGAATTGTAATGAACCATAACTTTGGATCCTACCAAATCTAAGtgatattgttagcctggtgtaccAACAGAgaacttatgaaatattttgcctggattgataatccctcactatttgttatatatatatatatatatatatatatatatatacatacatgtatatatatatatatatatatatatatgaactggggcaatgagaaataaagtgccttactcaaggatacaatgcactgcTGGGTATTGAACTTACAAGCTTACGGTCATgcactgaataccctaaccactaagccacccaccttcacatatgcatgcatgtatctttgtgtctccTGCACCACTACTTGACacctggtgttggtgtatttatgtccttcATTATTTAGTGGTTCAGAcatgaaaaaaaatcgataataagtactggggtttatctgtctgactaaaattcttcaaggctgcgGTCTAATATATGGAAGCccattacatacatgcagatatatgatgggcttccacacaatttctatcAACTAATTTCCCTAAGAAGACACTGGCTGAAAATGCCttgcagtggaagtgaacccaaaggtgtgtgattgtgtctgtgccTATATCTAGAAAGAAACCATATTACTAtaattggatctattttaaaacgggggcgccagttttcatttatgttttatgtcgtgtttttggtacggaaagactttcaaacttcgtatacttatctattttgtgttatagaacataaaaatatttttgtattcgaatttatttcatgtaaaaaattgtcttattttgataatttctactaatcactgacgtctattcagttgaaaacagttagcgctgtaacggtgtatatcgtattaatcccctaaccctaactagactgttaaccgtaaccgtaaccctaaccctaaaactaaccctaaccctaNNNNNNNNNNNNNNNNNNNNNNNNNNNNNNNNNNNNNNNNNNNNNNNNNNNNNNNNNNNNNNNNNNNNNNNNNNNNNNNNNNNNNNNNNNNNNNNNNNNNNNNNNNNNNNNNNNNNNNNNNNNNNNNNNNNNNNNNNNNNNNNNNNNNNNNNNNNNNNNNNNNNNNNNNNNNNNNNNNNNNNNNNNNNNNNNNNNNNNNNNNNNNNNNNNNNNNNNNNNNNNNNNNNNNNNNNNNNNNNNNNNNNNNNNNNNNNNNNNNNNNNNNNNNNNNNNNNNNNNNNNNNNNNNNNNNNNNNNNNNNNNNNNNNNNNNNNNNNNNNNNNNNNNNNNNNNNNNNNNNNNNNNNNNNNNNNNNNNNNNNNNNNNNNNNNNNNNNNNNNNNNNNNNNNNNNNNNNNNNNNNNNNNNNNNNNNNNNNNNNNNNNNNNNNNNNNNNNNNNNNNNNNNNNNNNNNNNNNNNNNNNNNNNNNNNNNNNNNNNNNNNNNNNNNNNNNNNNNNNNNNNNNNNNNNNNNNNNNNNNNNNNNNNNNNNNNNNNNNNNNNNNNNNNNNNNNNNNNNNNNNNNNNNNNNNNNNNNNNNNNNNNNNNNNNNNNNNNNNNNNNNNNNNNNNNNNNNNNNNNNNNNNNNNNNNNNNNNNNNNNNNNNNNNNNNNNNNNNNNNNNNNNNNNNNNNNNNNNNNNNNNNNNNNNNNNNNNNNNNNNNNNNNNNNNNNNNNNNNNNNNNNNNNNNNNNNNNNNNNNNNNNNNNNNNNNNNNNNNNNNNNNNNNNNNNNNNNNNNNNNNNNNNNNNNNNNNNNNNNNNNNNNNtatatatatatatatatatatatatatatatacacacaaaaggtAATATAACCAGGAGAGGTAAGAGGCAAGAAGAATTGTAATACTTCCATTAAGGTGGCAGGTGTTTCATAATCTATTCAGAATTATCAACTTCAATGtagacatattcacatacacacactgtatacatatacatagaacaCAGAGTCATATAATGATGCATGTAAGAAAGAAGACTACAAGAAATTGGCAATGAATTGGTACATCGAAAAAATATCCCTTTTGTATTTGTTCTGTCTGAATAGCAGATATATCCTTGT from Octopus bimaculoides isolate UCB-OBI-ISO-001 chromosome 5, ASM119413v2, whole genome shotgun sequence carries:
- the LOC106883232 gene encoding tRNA wybutosine-synthesizing protein 2 homolog isoform X2; protein product: MVKMMPSKRSLLRSPYQLLIQGLEKLLTDHGYILNKELELDIAKKWEWHEDLVMLPKNSFKHEIWAQFGSELWETISNCLQCKRLARKEVISNNDYRRPQVTLLLGNNGWVRHVDNGIRYHYDVTKCMLSAGNITEKLRISTFDCRHETIVDLYSGIGYFTLPYLVHAKASMVHACEWNPDAVHALRENLKLNKVEDRCIIHFGDNKKVCPHGVADRVNLGLLPSSREGWLPACLSLKSDIGGILHIHENVSTASSNKSEEIRMRIQNRAAEAAAELSATLQGQTPSLPLYRNINQHCGGNSSSSSSTSSIPRQSYLPSDFGKYSMEDNYTTDSDDGDIIKIYETLNSDQPLSEKHLQRQEKWEEWAADVAASIRHILEELHCKPWATIVKHIEHVKPYAPHIDHLVLDLECRPAETFSHAGMNY
- the LOC106883232 gene encoding tRNA wybutosine-synthesizing protein 2 homolog isoform X1, coding for MYQLTSAVIVPAQKAQRIRQFLENKCLIDAKFRLKHLESDRVAIPLLSVDQELLHKTLSDYFSLGDGCDFELKMVKMMPSKRSLLRSPYQLLIQGLEKLLTDHGYILNKELELDIAKKWEWHEDLVMLPKNSFKHEIWAQFGSELWETISNCLQCKRLARKEVISNNDYRRPQVTLLLGNNGWVRHVDNGIRYHYDVTKCMLSAGNITEKLRISTFDCRHETIVDLYSGIGYFTLPYLVHAKASMVHACEWNPDAVHALRENLKLNKVEDRCIIHFGDNKKVCPHGVADRVNLGLLPSSREGWLPACLSLKSDIGGILHIHENVSTASSNKSEEIRMRIQNRAAEAAAELSATLQGQTPSLPLYRNINQHCGGNSSSSSSTSSIPRQSYLPSDFGKYSMEDNYTTDSDDGDIIKIYETLNSDQPLSEKHLQRQEKWEEWAADVAASIRHILEELHCKPWATIVKHIEHVKPYAPHIDHLVLDLECRPAETFSHAGMNY